One Brachybacterium kimchii genomic window carries:
- the carB gene encoding carbamoyl-phosphate synthase large subunit — MPRRDDIASVLVIGSGPIVIGQAAEFDYSGTQACRVLREEGLRVILVNSNPATIMTDPDIADATYIEPIDPDVIRSIIAKERPDAVLPTLGGQTALNAAIALEERGILAEFGVEMIGASIDAIQKAEDRQRFKGVVERVGGESARSRICHTMDDCLEAAEDLGYPMVVRPSFTMGGLGSGMAYDEADLRRIAGDGLHYSPTTEVLLEESILGWKEFELELMRDRKDNCVVVCTIENVDPVGVHTGDSVTVAPALTLTDVEQQRLRDLGIGIIREVGVDTGGCNVQFAIHPTTGRIVVIEMNPRVSRSSALASKATGFPIAKIAARLALGYTLDEIRNDITGTTPASFEPTLDYVVVKIPRFAFEKFPAADPTLTTTMKSVGEAMALGRSFTEAYGKAQRSLDVKAANVDYTGPAPDASEVAELVEAVRIPSDTRMVAIARILRAAAAGVVDPAETIERLYETTAIDRWFLDQFLLVAEIAEEVRAAEVLDAGLLALAKRHGISDDQIGQLRSVSGDVVKGVREALGVNPVYKTVDTCAAEFASRTPYHYSSYDQESEVEPRTKPAVLILGSGPNRIGQGIEFDYSCVHAAMVLGRDLAEGGGGFETVMVNCNPETVSTDYDVADRLYFEPLTFEDVVEVYEAERAAGPVAGVIVQLGGQTPLSLARRLEDAGLPVIGTSPGAIDMAEDRGAFGGVLARAELPAPPYGTAWALADAIDTAREVGYPVLVRPSYVLGGRGMEIVYDEAGLVDYVGRNIPEGGRAEAPILIDSFLDTATEIDVDALYDGEEMYLGGIMEHIEEAGIHSGDSACTLPPVTLGAGVLEQIRRSTEAIAEGVGVRGLLNVQYALAHGVLYVLEANPRASRTVPFVSKATGVHLAQAASLIMAGRSIAELRAQGALPREGDGGDLPADTPISVKEAVLPFKRFRTHEGRSVDALLGPEMRSTGEVMGMDATFPLAFAKSQLAISGQGLPTSGCVFVSVSDRDKRGVVLPVARLAALGFDILATVGTASVLRRSGVPCRTIAKASEADASGSVIELIEGGQVVLVLNTPSGSDARADGYEIRAAATSMDVPMITTLQEFQAAVQAIEALPSGAFDVESLQDHIAFLSRHRGETVRA, encoded by the coding sequence AACGCCGCCATCGCCCTCGAGGAGCGCGGCATCCTCGCCGAGTTCGGGGTCGAGATGATCGGCGCCTCGATCGACGCGATCCAGAAGGCCGAGGACCGCCAGCGCTTCAAGGGCGTCGTCGAGCGCGTGGGCGGCGAGTCCGCCCGCTCGCGCATCTGCCACACCATGGACGACTGCCTCGAGGCCGCCGAGGACCTCGGATACCCGATGGTCGTGCGCCCGAGCTTCACCATGGGCGGGCTCGGCTCCGGCATGGCCTACGACGAGGCGGACCTGCGCCGCATCGCCGGCGACGGCCTGCACTACTCGCCGACCACCGAGGTGCTCCTGGAGGAGTCGATCCTGGGCTGGAAGGAGTTCGAGCTCGAGCTCATGCGCGACCGCAAGGACAACTGCGTGGTCGTCTGCACGATCGAGAACGTCGACCCCGTCGGCGTGCACACGGGCGACTCCGTGACCGTGGCCCCGGCCCTCACCCTCACCGACGTCGAGCAGCAGAGGCTGCGCGACCTGGGCATCGGCATCATCCGCGAGGTCGGGGTGGACACCGGCGGCTGCAACGTGCAGTTCGCGATCCACCCCACCACCGGGCGCATCGTCGTGATCGAGATGAACCCCCGCGTCTCGCGCTCCTCGGCCCTCGCCTCGAAGGCCACGGGCTTCCCGATCGCGAAGATCGCCGCCCGCCTGGCGCTGGGCTACACGCTCGACGAGATCCGCAACGACATCACGGGCACCACCCCGGCGAGCTTCGAGCCGACGCTGGACTACGTGGTCGTGAAGATCCCGCGCTTCGCCTTCGAGAAGTTCCCGGCCGCCGACCCGACCCTCACCACCACCATGAAGAGCGTGGGCGAGGCGATGGCGCTGGGCCGCAGCTTCACCGAGGCCTACGGCAAGGCCCAGCGCTCCCTGGACGTGAAGGCGGCGAACGTCGACTACACGGGACCGGCACCGGACGCCTCCGAGGTCGCCGAGCTCGTCGAGGCCGTGCGCATCCCCTCCGACACCCGCATGGTGGCGATCGCCCGCATCCTGCGCGCGGCCGCCGCGGGCGTCGTCGACCCCGCCGAGACGATCGAGCGGCTCTACGAGACCACCGCCATCGACCGCTGGTTCCTCGACCAGTTCCTGCTCGTCGCGGAGATCGCCGAGGAGGTCCGCGCGGCCGAGGTGCTCGACGCCGGCCTCCTGGCCCTGGCCAAGCGCCACGGCATCTCCGACGACCAGATCGGGCAGCTGCGCAGCGTCTCCGGCGACGTCGTCAAGGGCGTGCGCGAGGCGCTCGGCGTGAACCCGGTGTACAAGACCGTGGACACCTGCGCGGCGGAGTTCGCCTCCCGCACCCCGTACCACTACTCGAGCTACGACCAGGAGAGCGAGGTCGAGCCCCGCACGAAGCCCGCGGTGCTGATCCTCGGCTCCGGCCCCAACCGCATCGGCCAGGGCATCGAGTTCGACTACTCCTGCGTGCACGCCGCGATGGTGCTGGGCCGCGACCTCGCCGAGGGCGGGGGAGGCTTCGAGACCGTCATGGTCAACTGCAACCCCGAGACGGTCTCGACGGACTACGACGTCGCCGACCGGCTCTACTTCGAGCCCCTGACCTTCGAGGACGTCGTAGAGGTCTATGAGGCCGAGCGCGCCGCCGGGCCCGTCGCGGGCGTCATCGTGCAGCTGGGCGGGCAGACCCCGCTCTCCCTCGCGCGGCGCCTGGAGGACGCGGGCCTGCCGGTCATCGGCACCTCGCCCGGCGCGATCGACATGGCCGAGGACCGCGGCGCCTTCGGCGGCGTCCTCGCCCGGGCCGAGCTGCCCGCCCCTCCCTACGGCACCGCCTGGGCCCTGGCCGACGCGATCGACACCGCCCGCGAGGTCGGGTACCCCGTTCTCGTGCGCCCGAGCTACGTGCTCGGCGGGCGCGGCATGGAGATCGTCTACGACGAGGCCGGGCTCGTGGACTACGTGGGCCGCAACATCCCCGAGGGCGGTCGTGCCGAGGCGCCGATCCTCATCGACTCGTTCCTGGACACCGCGACCGAGATCGACGTCGACGCGCTGTACGACGGCGAGGAGATGTACCTCGGCGGGATCATGGAGCACATCGAGGAGGCCGGGATCCACTCGGGCGACTCCGCGTGCACCCTGCCGCCCGTGACCCTGGGCGCCGGCGTGCTCGAGCAGATCCGCCGCTCGACCGAGGCGATCGCCGAGGGCGTGGGCGTGCGCGGCCTGCTCAACGTCCAGTACGCGCTCGCCCACGGCGTGCTCTACGTGCTCGAGGCCAACCCGCGCGCCTCCCGCACCGTCCCCTTCGTCTCCAAGGCGACGGGCGTCCACCTGGCCCAGGCGGCCTCGCTGATCATGGCGGGCCGCTCGATCGCCGAGCTGCGCGCCCAGGGCGCGCTGCCCCGCGAGGGCGACGGCGGGGACCTCCCCGCGGACACCCCGATCAGCGTCAAGGAGGCCGTGCTGCCCTTCAAGCGCTTCCGCACCCACGAGGGCCGCAGCGTCGACGCGCTGCTCGGCCCCGAGATGCGGTCGACGGGCGAGGTCATGGGCATGGACGCGACCTTCCCGCTGGCCTTCGCGAAGTCGCAGCTGGCGATCTCCGGGCAGGGCCTGCCCACCTCGGGCTGCGTCTTCGTCTCGGTCTCGGATCGCGACAAGCGCGGCGTCGTGCTCCCGGTGGCGCGTCTGGCGGCGCTCGGCTTCGACATCCTCGCGACCGTCGGCACCGCCTCGGTGCTGCGCCGCTCCGGGGTCCCGTGCCGCACCATCGCCAAGGCCTCCGAGGCCGACGCCTCCGGCAGCGTCATCGAGCTCATCGAGGGCGGCCAGGTCGTGCTCGTGCTGAACACGCCCTCGGGCTCCGACGCCCGCGCCGACGGCTACGAGATCCGCGCGGCCGCGACCTCGATGGACGTCCCGATGATCACCACGCTGCAGGAGTTCCAGGCGGCCGTGCAGGCGATCGAGGCGCTGCCCAGCGGCGCCTTCGACGTCGAGAGCCTGCAGGACCACATCGCCTTCCTCTCGCGCCACCGCGGCGAGACGGTGCGCGCGTGA